From the Periophthalmus magnuspinnatus isolate fPerMag1 chromosome 1, fPerMag1.2.pri, whole genome shotgun sequence genome, one window contains:
- the cnrip1a gene encoding CB1 cannabinoid receptor-interacting protein 1a gives MEGDGVPSILDISITLGLQPNDGPVYFKVDGTRFGQCRTIKLLTGSKYKVSVVIKPGCAEATSMNIGGVVFPLEEQSRDEQSVVYEGKYNTEGVPHTKSGDRQPVQVSIEFKKAGTFETVWQAKFYNYYKRDQSQCGNKFSSIDYECKPNETRTLMWVNKEAFN, from the exons ATGGAAGGGGACGGTGTGCCCTCGATCCTGGACATCTCCATCACTCTCGGGCTGCAGCCGAACGACGGGCCCGTGTACTTTAAAGTGGACGGGACTCGGTTCGGTCAGTGCCGGACCATCAAGCTCCTGACCGGCTCCAAGTACAAAGTGTCCGTGGTCATCAAGCCCGGGTGCGCCGAGGCCAC GAGCATGAACATCGGGGGCGTGGTGTTCCCTCTGGAGGAGCAGTCCCGGGACGAACAGAGTGTTGTGTACGAGGGAAAATACAACACTGAAGGAGTCCCACACACCAAGAGCGGAGACAGGCAACCTGTGCAAGTCAGCAtcgag TTTAAAAAAGCCGGCACGTTTGAGACGGTGTGGCAGGCGAaattctacaactactacaagagAGACCAGAGTCAGTGCGGAAACAagttcagctccatcgactacGAGTGTAAACCCAACGAGACCCGGACGCTCATGTGGGTCAACAAGGAGGCGTTcaactga
- the LOC117378542 gene encoding F-box only protein 48, whose translation MVFLWSSDMMEQQVQEPPSSSEGPVSSGPCSSCSSCSSCSPCDFVRCLPAELSEQIFLRLDLQSLCRASQVCRRWHGLIHESEAVWRGQCARLRPHCSRELERDRGQGLSWKVILMKNYPHICLKHDWLRGRFSGVQSANELQDVEMVPFDAETWGEILQAELDR comes from the exons ATG GTTTTTCTGTGGAGCTCAGACATGATGGAGCAGCAGGTCCAGGAGCCCCCCAGCTCCTCAGAGGGGCCGGTCTCCTCtggtccctgctcctcttgctcctcttgctcctcttGCTCCCCCTGTGACTTCGTCAGGTGCCTCCCCGCTGAGTTGTCAGAGCAGATTTTCCTGCGGTTGGACCTTCAGAGCCTGTGCCGGGCGTCTCAGGTCTGCAGACGCTGGCACGGTCTGATCCACGAGAGCGAGGCCGTGTGGAGGGGTCAGTGTGCGCGTCTGAGGCCCCACTGCAGCCGAGAGCTGGAGCGAGACCGGGGCCAAGGCCTGTCCTGGAAG GTGATTCTGATGAAAAACTACCCTCACATTTGTCTGAAACATGATTGGCTGAGAGGACGCTTCAGCGGTGTTCAATCAGCCAATGAGCTGCAGGATGTCGAGATGGTCCCATTCGATGCCGAGACCTGGGGCGAGATCCTGCAGGCCGAGCTGGACCGCTGA